gggaggccaaggcaggaggattgaaagtttgaagccagcctcagcaacttagaccctgtctcaaaataattccCACccccagtactgaggattgaatccagggtcttgcaTTTGCTAAGTGTTTGACCACTGATCTACACCCCaagcaccaaattaaaaaaaaaaaaaaaaatagaatgggcTGGtatgatatagctcagtggtagagagtttgtttagcatgcacaagaccctgggttcaagcctcattaTGGAGATGGGAGGGCTGGTCACAGTGGTTGCTTCCTAGGTAGTTTGGGGAAAGAGATGAGAGGAAGCATTACTTCATATCatctacttttttcttttgaacTTGTGCCATATgttaaaagtaaaaatgaaaaccatTTTTATCCAAGATATCCACcgacttggcaaaaaaaaaaaaaagtcagcagtCTGTTGCATTTGTTGGGGCTGGAGTTGATGGTGGCCCACACTAAATTAAGGCAGCAAAGATGGAGAGAggcaaggctggggttgtagctcagtggtagagttcttgcttagcatgtgtgaggcagtgggttcaattctcagcactgcatttaaataaaataaagggtctaaataaacaactaaaaaaagtatgaaaaaaaaaagatggagagaGGTGGATGGATTTGAATGAAAATGTGAAGGTAGCAGATCACTAAGTGCTCAGCATCCTCAAGGTATTTGTACTGTAGAAGGAGACAGTGGTGCAACAGATTAATATGTAAGCTTCTCTGAGGGACACTTAACCCCCTGCCTGAGGGAGAAGAGGGAGCAGGTCCTGGCCCCACCTAGCTCTGAAGCTAAATCTTcagatccctttttttttttttttcttttagtactgggaattgaactcagggatgcactACCACAgagcacatccacagccctttatttttttattttttattttgagacggcatctcactaagttgctgaggctaggctggaactcgtaatcctcctgcttcagcctcctaagtgcTGGGTTTGCAGTCATGCGATCTCTAATTGGCTAGATCCCTCATCTTTTTTCCTGGAtctgaagaagagcatgaggctgCCCCAGGGCCCTGCCTTGGATCAGTATGGGAAGGGACTCCACTGAACAGGCTGAGCCGACTGGGAACCGATTTCATGGACCTaatcctatttttattcttcatcCTGGTGCCCTGGTCTCTCTGGTTCCTCCCGGGTACATGGCTTTTTAGCTCTGACTTTGAGGGCCCCCCTCATACCCAGGTGGCCAAGACTAAGCAGCAGATCGAGGAGCAGCGGGTGCAGGTGCAGGTGGTCGAGCGGGCCCAGCAGGTGGCGGTGCAGGAGCAAGAGATCGCACGCCGAGAGAAGGAGCTGGAGGCCCGCGTGAGAAAGCCGGCGGAGGCTGAGCGCTACAAGCTGGAGCGGCTCGCCGAAGCAGAGAAGTAAATGCTCCCTCattggttccttttttttttttttttttttttttttaattgtagatggacacaatatcgttatttatttattttttaatatggtgctgaggatcgaacctgtgcCTCACGCAGTCCCAGCCCTTCTTGGTTCCCTTTTGACTCTTCTGCCAAGCTTACCTGCCGATGGAGAGCTGAAGCCTTCCCCACCCGGACTCCTAAGGAGCTtggttgggggtggggggctgacTCTCCAGTGCTGGGTGTTTCTCCTGGGACCAAGGACCCCTCCTCTGCTCCTCCCTCCACTTCCTTTCTGTCCCTAGGTCCCAGCTGATTATGCAGGCAGAGGCAGAAGCCGAATCTGTTCGGGTGAGTTAGGATGTGGCTCCTTGCTGGCTTATGGAAGGAGTGGTTTGTGGGTTCCTGCATGACCTTGGGTTTCTTGTTCTTAATTACTCCCATTAATTCCATTACAAGTATTCTGTACCTTGGTCAGATGCGCGGGGAAGCCGAAGCCTTTGCCATAGGGGCCCGAGCCCGTGCAGAGGCTGAGCAGATGGCTAAGAAGGCAGAAGCGTTCCAGCTGTACCAGGAGGCTGCCCAGCTGGACATGCTGCTAGAGAAACTTCCCCAGGTCTGGGGGTAGTATGGGCTCTGGGAGAGAATTCACAAGCAGGGATTGAGGGGTGAGGTGAAATGAGGAGGTTGGGGAGAAGCAAGCTAGGGGGCATTAAATTAGGAGTGGGAATTAAAAGCCAGGGAACAAAGTGAGAAAGCATGAAGTAGAATAAAGGTCTTTAAGTTGTTTGATGAGAGATGAGGCCAGATCATGGGCACTCACAAGGCTTGTCTCACCCACCAGGTGGCAGAGGAAATCAGTGGTCCCTTGACCTCAGCCAATAAGATTACACTGGTGTCCAGTGGAAGTGGGACCATGggggcagccaaagtgactggggagGTACTGGACATCCTAAGCCGCCTGCCAGAGAGTGTGGAGAGACTCACAGGTGTCAGCATCTCCCAGGTGAGGGTCTCTGGGGTGAAGAATTTCTGAGTTTCTGTGTCATGTGATGGAGTAGGCCTAGTATTTCACCGGCATCCAGGACACCTGGGAATCCAGACATTAACTGCTTTCTGTGTGTCAGACACACTGATAACACTTCTACCTagatgggtttttttgtttgtttgttttgttttgttttaaactaCTTTTAGGGTATGTAGTATTTTTACAAAGTGAAGAACACTACTTCTGACATGTAAAGTAGCAGCCCACTCATAGCTGGTGAAGCTGGGCCTGTGTTATTGTTTCACTAGTACAGGGAAGTAGTTGCAGCCTGTTGATAATGAATTAATAATTCCAAGCCATAATTATCACTGTTTTCCTTGGTGCCTCAGTTTACTCATCCATGGATTATGGAAGAGGTCAGATAACAGGCCCTGGAACACTGTTTTTGTGTGACTTCTGGCTCCAATGCCTGCTAGCTTAACCCCTCTGTATCTATATCCTTACCTTAAAAACGAGTTAATAATAGAAACTACCCTGTTGAATTGTTAAGAAGGAGCTGGATGGATAGTTGAATGGTAAGTGTGCCCAGCACTCACAAGACCCTAGAGCCTACACCACCCCGACTCCACTCCCcctccccgcaaaaaaaaaaaaaaaaaaaaaaaaaaaaaaaagctttgaacTGTTAAAGAAATACTTTCAGTGATCAGAaccatgcctggcacatagtaagcatTGTTTGTTAAATAAAAAGTATGTGTACAGATGAAAGCATTGGATCATACCAGTGACTTTCAAGCTGGGTTCCTTGGAGCCTTCATGAGGTCTACAGTACAAGATAAAGGGCCAAGGGTAGTTCTACCCTCTTCAGTGACATTTTATACATGGGTCTGAATGACTTTGCTTGGCAGTGCACTACAGAAAGATTCTTGGACTTACGTGTCCTCCCTATAGCCCATTTATCTGAGTGGGGGCCTGGGAGATCAGGGTACCTGGTTTGCAAGTGCCATCAATTCTTGTCTTTTTGCCAGGTGAACCACAAACCTTTGCGAACAGCCTGAACCCTCAGCCCCTGCCTGTAACCAGCCTCCAAGTTGCCTGAATGGTTCTGATGCATGCATCCCAGCTGACCTCCTTGAGTATCTTTTGACAGTGGGGTTCCTACATCTTGCCAATAGCCTGTGCCTTGCCTTGAAGGGGGTTGCTCCCCTTCCCAAATTCAGTCTGCCATGACTCTCAGTACCCCAGAGTTCCCCTGCCAGCCCTTGATGATCCCACTCCACCCCATCCCAACTTATTTAACTTCCTTAAATAAAATTGTCTGAGCCTGTTGTCTAGAACTTGTTCCTGACAAAGATTGAGGAATGGTCTTGGAGATTCTTACCAAATAAATGCTTAGTTAAGTATGAA
This region of Callospermophilus lateralis isolate mCalLat2 chromosome 6, mCalLat2.hap1, whole genome shotgun sequence genomic DNA includes:
- the Flot1 gene encoding flotillin-1 isoform X2 gives rise to the protein MLAAACQMFLGKTEAEIAHIALETLEGHQRAIMAHMTVEEIYKDRQKFSEQVFKVASSDLVNMGISVVSYTLKDIHDDQDYLHSLGKARTAQVQKDARIGEAEAKRDAGIREAKAKQEKVSAQYLSEIEMAKAQRDYELKKAAYDIEVNTRRAQADLAYQLQVAKTKQQIEEQRVQVQVVERAQQVAVQEQEIARREKELEARVRKPAEAERYKLERLAEAEKSQLIMQAEAEAESVRMRGEAEAFAIGARARAEAEQMAKKAEAFQLYQEAAQLDMLLEKLPQVAEEISGPLTSANKITLVSSGSGTMGAAKVTGEVLDILSRLPESVERLTGVSISQVNHKPLRTA